One genomic region from Streptomyces sp. NBC_01304 encodes:
- a CDS encoding VMAP-C domain-containing protein, protein MPEQPSAAERASQLVDALMKVPVLDNLRSRKLCVDHALDLLGVRLSVADFEERKLHLVQMVKAFGTVPEGWVHLAQAVSFLADYDLPSERAAALAQPPRAGTDHRHRRELELLLGTVGRKVVPELATLFAHSAGEGFGPLPEEVHTAWEAYELLEQCNVPSDGVPRAIRFVQAVAYVVRPELGDALRNWLSRHVRAVIDEAPEALRVLSNTRMNPGGWRNPAPGSAYLVVKLHPCTDSPDHVWLTCWTSSGDCWAPRQRDDRRLPLSEAPAHVATLIDKEEARLRRHQGGIILEFILPMEMANLAVENWTRTSPFGEGAGGATALKFAPPLCVEYKVITRSLERIEALQLHRVWNERWEVLASGAGGRLHRCESGDGSRQSLLYATLKRDPAIVLMTLGSSPDAPTGRAELELALQAGIPALIWAHQGPLHDHERAAADHVADTGTWHGLLDQVARLRSAPAPHDDGAGDSIGSRIAVLWDDPNRLPEVPEPAG, encoded by the coding sequence ATGCCTGAGCAGCCCTCCGCCGCCGAGCGCGCGTCCCAGCTGGTGGACGCGCTGATGAAGGTGCCCGTCCTGGACAATCTCAGGTCGCGGAAGCTCTGTGTGGATCATGCGCTCGATCTGCTCGGCGTGCGGCTTTCGGTAGCCGACTTCGAAGAGAGGAAGCTCCATCTCGTCCAGATGGTCAAGGCCTTCGGGACAGTGCCCGAGGGCTGGGTCCACCTGGCCCAGGCAGTGAGCTTCCTCGCCGACTACGACCTGCCGTCCGAGCGCGCCGCAGCCCTTGCCCAGCCACCACGAGCGGGCACCGACCACAGGCACCGCCGCGAACTGGAACTGCTGCTCGGCACGGTGGGCCGCAAGGTCGTCCCGGAGCTGGCGACCCTTTTCGCTCACTCCGCAGGAGAGGGGTTCGGGCCACTGCCCGAAGAAGTGCACACGGCCTGGGAGGCGTACGAACTCCTGGAGCAGTGCAACGTCCCGTCGGACGGGGTGCCGCGCGCCATCCGCTTCGTCCAGGCAGTGGCCTACGTCGTCCGCCCCGAACTCGGCGACGCCTTGCGCAACTGGCTCAGTCGTCATGTGCGCGCCGTCATCGACGAGGCTCCCGAAGCCCTGCGGGTGCTCAGCAACACACGGATGAATCCGGGTGGTTGGCGCAACCCTGCACCAGGCTCCGCCTATCTGGTCGTCAAGCTGCACCCCTGCACCGATTCCCCCGACCACGTCTGGCTCACCTGCTGGACCAGCTCGGGCGACTGCTGGGCACCACGCCAACGCGACGACAGGCGCCTGCCGCTCAGCGAGGCGCCCGCACACGTGGCCACCCTCATAGACAAGGAAGAGGCACGTCTGCGGCGCCACCAGGGCGGCATCATCCTGGAGTTCATCCTGCCGATGGAGATGGCGAACCTGGCCGTGGAGAACTGGACCCGCACCAGCCCGTTCGGCGAGGGAGCGGGCGGCGCCACCGCATTGAAGTTCGCGCCCCCGCTCTGCGTCGAGTACAAGGTCATCACGAGAAGCCTCGAACGCATCGAAGCACTACAGTTGCACCGCGTCTGGAACGAACGCTGGGAAGTACTCGCGAGCGGAGCCGGAGGGCGGCTGCACCGGTGCGAGAGCGGAGACGGCTCGCGGCAGAGTCTGCTCTACGCCACCTTGAAGCGAGATCCCGCCATAGTGCTCATGACCCTGGGCTCGTCACCAGATGCCCCCACCGGGCGGGCCGAGCTCGAACTCGCCCTGCAGGCAGGCATTCCGGCCCTCATATGGGCACATCAGGGGCCCCTCCACGACCACGAACGGGCGGCCGCCGATCACGTCGCCGACACGGGCACCTGGCACGGACTTCTCGACCAGGTGGCGCGCTTGCGTTCGGCTCCCGCTCCGCACGACGATGGGGCAGGGGACTCCATCGGCTCCCGCATCGCCGTGCTTTGGGACGATCCGAACCGTCTCCCGGAGGTGCCGGAACCGGCAGGTTGA
- a CDS encoding AAA family ATPase — MADQGTDDPGPAGDEGAWRVYRGTARPQAGAPLAQLLPPAPPWRRFSGGPLLTDQVPQDGTEFTRRLGPPDRAQARAASDEELDMVNAALFLRRPLIVAGPPGIGKSSLAHAISRELGLGRVLRWPITSRSTLKEGLYAYDAIGRVQESAALGVLRGTTTEPAPDSMQNIGEYIQLGPLGTALLPRESPRVLLIDEFDKSDMDLASDLLSVFEEGEYRIPELARVRSRLPDVTVHTDDPDGTTQVHHGIVSCAAFPVVLITTNGERALPPAFLRRCLYLDMPAPDADQLAAMLTAQLSQADDGDEGRTELIRGFLARSLAGGTLAADQLLNSEYLRTIPSGPDERSWTKLLHSLWRRLDEVGPG, encoded by the coding sequence ATGGCCGACCAGGGTACGGACGACCCGGGGCCCGCGGGCGACGAGGGCGCGTGGCGGGTCTACCGGGGCACGGCTCGCCCCCAGGCCGGCGCTCCGCTCGCCCAGCTGCTGCCGCCCGCGCCACCCTGGCGTCGCTTCTCGGGCGGCCCTCTCCTCACGGACCAAGTGCCGCAAGACGGAACCGAGTTCACCCGACGCCTGGGACCTCCGGACCGCGCGCAGGCCCGCGCGGCATCGGACGAAGAGCTCGACATGGTCAACGCAGCCCTGTTCCTCCGCCGCCCGCTGATCGTCGCCGGCCCGCCCGGCATCGGAAAGTCCTCCCTGGCCCACGCCATCAGCCGCGAGCTCGGGCTCGGCCGCGTGCTGCGCTGGCCGATCACCAGCCGCAGCACCCTCAAAGAGGGCCTGTATGCCTATGACGCCATAGGCAGAGTCCAGGAGTCGGCCGCCCTCGGAGTGCTGCGCGGGACCACGACGGAACCGGCGCCGGACAGCATGCAGAACATCGGCGAGTACATCCAACTAGGGCCCCTGGGTACGGCGTTGCTCCCCAGGGAATCGCCTCGGGTCCTGCTGATCGACGAGTTCGACAAGTCCGACATGGATCTGGCGAGCGACCTGCTGAGCGTGTTCGAGGAAGGCGAGTACCGCATCCCCGAGCTCGCCCGCGTGCGCTCCCGCCTCCCCGACGTGACGGTGCACACGGACGACCCGGACGGCACGACACAGGTGCACCACGGCATCGTCAGTTGCGCGGCCTTCCCGGTGGTACTGATCACCACCAACGGCGAACGTGCCCTGCCCCCCGCCTTCCTCCGCCGCTGCCTCTATCTGGACATGCCCGCGCCGGACGCCGACCAACTGGCGGCGATGCTCACCGCACAGCTGTCCCAGGCGGACGACGGGGACGAGGGGCGGACCGAGCTGATCCGCGGATTCCTGGCCCGGTCCCTGGCAGGCGGCACTCTCGCAGCAGATCAGCTACTCAACTCCGAATACCTGCGCACCATTCCGTCGGGACCCGACGAACGGTCCTGGACCAAACTGCTGCACTCGCTGTGGCGACGGCTCGATGAAGTCGGCCCTGGATGA
- the fxsT gene encoding FxSxx-COOH system tetratricopeptide repeat protein codes for MAGDGIGPGAASRAEVSAELLWYEVGEAVWLAAERERRVLAARRAGGDEAARDDGAQDDGERGTPPGDPTPADASDEGQAPEREQEPDGSAPGRGTQSTDTGTDGSPSSLLVELGRGLPLDGSRSMERSMLPLRQRILSRHSLVLNEEATAESAAEHGVWLPRQEPAKERWLTANLVVDTGGSMELWSHTAQQLTQTLRGSAAFRDVRLAHGFDATAPVSDGRQVLLVLTDLHADHWSDGSARRVLAHWARTMPVALVHVLPEHVWMRVGTVTGKVRLTSPHPVSPNTKWVVAHELLAMTPYAFAPAAGAEEITVPVLTLTPEGLGGWARFIAGQAPEYTVKALGPAAPAARHRAESGRSAPPDTQVRRLRATLSPTAYRLARLCAALPLNLSTLRLVQANLLPEARSWHIAELFLSGALRQTAPDPKAPAAARFELEFSDGVRRELLAEGTRGETARAMLMTFDHLSTAIPGPSGEAFAAIGGLVRDPSRVALLPVEALQPWVGTVLPAFTAMAGPYTAAANVLGDRLRSARAAGTPPEPPAGPHSADRGRTVRDGVTEGGAAADPADSSPPPADAPAGPRSDGLHKPPPVWGNVPPRNRAFTGRVQLLEDLHRRLQQGTTAVLPEALQGMGGVGKSQLAVEYVYRHMHEYQVIWWIPSEQPQQIRQFLVALAARLKLGVGGGEANTAVPAVIEALRVGEPYKNWLLVFDNAENPEAVRDFFPTNGPGRILVTSRNPQWASSARPLEVDVFTREESRTLLQLRAPALDDPTADRLAEALGDLPLSIEQAAVWLAETGMPADEYLRLFEQQAGALMAGDPPVDYPLSVAAAWNVSLARLRQNHPAALQLLQICAFFAPEPISRRLLTGIRDAPVPAELSAALSDPIKLGRAIREINRYALARINHNTNTIQLHRLVQRVLINQMTEPLKSQMREGAHRLLAKGDPEEPTAAHQWQQYGELLPHVLNSEAVDSTDPWVRQLVLNEIQYLFTWGDHESSLELAHEVHDKWRNADGEHAEHVLNAAKLYADALRVLGRYPEAYELDQQTMTAMREALGPEHESTIEIAGMLAWDLRLRGDFRPALDLNKQAYEACVRLFGPNDPATLISAHQHALNLRFIGQFEDALKLDKETYRRKVEELGENALSTLSTMASVALDLQESGAYPAAHRQARSVADRYRHSFGETHPYALAAIRLQAVAERLAGRHAEALQLSGNALGHFRTRYGDRYPQTVSALVTHAIDVRHSGDLHRALDLGQEGSRASEALLGAQHPHSVAARVNHAVSLRLAGRFEESLRANASARASLAETIGEDHPHTLACSANLAVDLYELGRAQASAELATSSLALSRSRLGRDHPITLATALNLTLTLRQLDRPDEAEPLLADTLTRFRRTLGVGHPSSLAAADEQPVNCDIDPLPM; via the coding sequence ATGGCAGGTGACGGCATCGGGCCGGGTGCCGCGTCGCGGGCCGAAGTGTCTGCCGAACTCCTCTGGTACGAGGTCGGCGAGGCTGTGTGGCTGGCGGCGGAGCGTGAGCGTCGCGTGCTGGCGGCGAGGCGGGCCGGGGGCGACGAGGCAGCACGGGACGACGGGGCGCAGGACGACGGCGAGCGGGGGACGCCTCCAGGCGACCCGACGCCTGCTGACGCGTCGGACGAGGGCCAGGCCCCGGAGCGGGAGCAGGAACCGGACGGATCCGCCCCCGGCCGTGGAACTCAGTCGACGGACACAGGCACCGACGGCTCGCCGTCGTCCCTCCTCGTGGAGCTCGGCCGGGGCCTCCCACTGGATGGATCCCGCTCCATGGAGAGGTCCATGTTGCCGCTGCGGCAGCGCATCCTCTCCCGCCACAGCCTCGTCCTGAACGAGGAGGCCACCGCCGAGTCCGCGGCGGAGCACGGAGTCTGGCTCCCCCGGCAAGAACCTGCCAAGGAACGCTGGCTGACGGCGAACCTGGTGGTTGACACAGGCGGCTCGATGGAGCTGTGGTCGCACACGGCGCAGCAGCTCACCCAGACGCTCCGCGGCTCGGCCGCGTTCCGCGATGTACGCCTTGCCCACGGATTCGACGCCACGGCGCCGGTCTCGGACGGCCGGCAGGTCCTGCTCGTCCTCACCGACCTGCACGCCGACCACTGGTCGGACGGCAGCGCCCGTAGGGTTCTGGCGCACTGGGCCCGGACAATGCCGGTCGCCCTGGTTCACGTACTTCCCGAGCATGTGTGGATGCGCGTCGGCACGGTCACCGGCAAGGTGCGCCTGACCAGCCCTCACCCGGTGTCACCGAACACGAAATGGGTCGTCGCGCACGAGTTGCTCGCGATGACGCCGTATGCGTTCGCGCCCGCCGCCGGGGCTGAGGAGATCACGGTGCCCGTGTTGACCCTGACGCCCGAAGGGCTCGGCGGCTGGGCCCGGTTCATCGCCGGCCAGGCGCCCGAATACACGGTCAAGGCCCTTGGGCCGGCAGCGCCCGCCGCACGGCACCGAGCCGAATCGGGCCGGTCCGCTCCCCCTGACACCCAGGTGCGCAGGCTACGGGCCACTCTGTCTCCGACCGCCTACCGGCTGGCCAGACTCTGCGCTGCGCTCCCGCTGAATCTGTCCACGCTCCGCCTCGTGCAGGCCAACCTGCTCCCCGAGGCAAGAAGCTGGCACATCGCCGAGCTCTTCCTGTCGGGCGCACTACGGCAGACAGCGCCGGACCCCAAGGCGCCGGCAGCTGCCCGCTTCGAGCTGGAGTTCAGCGACGGCGTCCGGCGAGAACTGCTGGCCGAGGGCACGCGCGGGGAGACCGCACGGGCGATGCTGATGACCTTTGACCATCTGTCCACCGCGATACCCGGCCCTTCCGGGGAGGCCTTCGCCGCCATCGGAGGACTCGTCCGCGACCCTTCCCGCGTCGCCCTGCTGCCCGTGGAGGCACTGCAGCCATGGGTCGGAACGGTCCTGCCCGCCTTCACGGCCATGGCCGGCCCCTATACGGCCGCCGCGAATGTGCTCGGCGACCGCCTGCGGTCGGCGCGGGCGGCCGGGACACCGCCTGAGCCACCGGCTGGGCCGCACTCCGCAGACCGGGGACGCACCGTCCGTGACGGTGTCACCGAAGGCGGCGCTGCCGCCGACCCAGCCGACAGCTCACCCCCACCAGCAGACGCCCCCGCCGGGCCGAGGAGTGACGGGCTGCACAAGCCGCCACCCGTCTGGGGAAATGTCCCGCCACGAAATCGCGCCTTCACCGGCCGCGTCCAACTCCTGGAGGACCTGCACCGCAGGCTCCAACAGGGCACCACAGCGGTCCTGCCGGAAGCGCTGCAGGGCATGGGCGGCGTCGGGAAGTCGCAGCTGGCGGTGGAGTACGTGTACCGCCACATGCACGAGTACCAGGTCATCTGGTGGATCCCGTCCGAACAGCCCCAGCAGATCAGGCAGTTCCTGGTCGCGCTGGCCGCACGGCTGAAACTCGGCGTCGGCGGCGGCGAGGCGAACACGGCGGTTCCCGCCGTCATCGAGGCGCTGCGCGTCGGTGAACCGTACAAGAACTGGCTGCTCGTGTTCGACAACGCAGAGAACCCCGAGGCCGTGCGCGACTTCTTCCCCACCAATGGACCGGGCCGGATCCTGGTCACCTCACGGAACCCCCAATGGGCGTCGTCGGCACGCCCCCTGGAAGTCGACGTGTTCACCCGGGAGGAGAGCCGTACGCTGCTGCAGCTGCGCGCACCGGCCCTGGACGACCCCACCGCGGACCGGCTCGCCGAGGCCCTCGGAGACCTGCCCCTCAGCATTGAGCAGGCGGCCGTATGGCTCGCGGAGACCGGCATGCCCGCCGACGAATACCTCCGTCTCTTCGAGCAGCAGGCCGGCGCCCTCATGGCGGGCGACCCCCCAGTGGACTATCCACTGTCCGTCGCGGCGGCTTGGAACGTCTCGCTCGCACGCCTGCGCCAGAATCATCCGGCCGCGCTCCAACTCCTGCAGATCTGCGCCTTCTTCGCACCGGAGCCGATCTCCCGCAGGCTGCTCACCGGCATCCGGGACGCGCCCGTACCGGCGGAGCTGAGCGCCGCCCTGAGCGACCCCATCAAGCTGGGCCGGGCCATCCGGGAGATCAACCGGTACGCGCTCGCGCGGATCAACCACAACACCAACACCATTCAGCTGCACCGCTTGGTCCAGCGGGTGCTGATCAACCAGATGACCGAACCGCTTAAGTCGCAGATGCGCGAGGGCGCCCACCGGCTCCTGGCCAAGGGCGACCCCGAGGAGCCGACGGCGGCGCACCAGTGGCAGCAGTACGGCGAACTGCTGCCGCACGTGCTGAACAGTGAGGCCGTGGACTCGACCGACCCCTGGGTGCGACAGCTCGTGCTCAACGAGATCCAGTACCTGTTCACGTGGGGTGACCACGAAAGCTCGCTCGAGCTGGCGCACGAGGTGCATGACAAATGGCGCAACGCGGACGGGGAGCACGCGGAACACGTGCTCAACGCGGCCAAGCTCTACGCCGACGCACTGCGCGTTCTCGGCCGCTACCCAGAGGCGTACGAACTGGATCAGCAGACCATGACGGCAATGCGAGAAGCACTCGGCCCCGAGCACGAGTCCACGATCGAGATCGCCGGCATGCTGGCCTGGGACCTACGACTGCGCGGCGACTTCCGGCCCGCACTCGACCTGAACAAGCAGGCCTACGAGGCCTGCGTGCGGCTCTTCGGACCCAACGACCCGGCAACGCTCATCAGCGCCCACCAGCACGCACTCAACCTCCGTTTCATCGGGCAGTTCGAAGACGCCCTGAAACTCGACAAGGAGACTTACCGACGCAAGGTGGAAGAGCTCGGCGAGAACGCACTCTCCACGTTGTCGACGATGGCATCCGTGGCGCTGGACCTGCAGGAGAGCGGCGCGTATCCGGCCGCCCATCGTCAGGCACGGAGTGTCGCGGATCGTTACCGGCACAGCTTTGGCGAGACGCACCCCTACGCGCTTGCCGCGATCCGCCTCCAAGCGGTGGCCGAGCGGCTCGCGGGCCGGCACGCCGAAGCACTGCAGCTGTCCGGCAATGCCCTCGGCCACTTCAGGACCCGGTATGGCGACAGGTATCCGCAGACGGTGAGCGCCCTGGTCACCCATGCCATCGACGTCCGCCACAGCGGCGACCTGCATCGCGCTCTGGACCTTGGGCAGGAGGGCTCCCGTGCGTCCGAAGCACTCCTCGGCGCACAGCACCCGCACAGCGTCGCAGCGCGCGTCAATCACGCCGTCTCGCTGCGCCTGGCCGGGCGGTTCGAGGAGTCCCTGCGAGCGAACGCCTCAGCGCGGGCGTCGCTGGCCGAGACCATCGGCGAGGATCACCCCCACACCCTGGCCTGCAGCGCGAACCTCGCTGTCGATCTCTACGAGCTCGGCCGAGCACAGGCCTCGGCCGAACTCGCCACGTCGAGCCTGGCACTGAGCCGGTCCCGGCTCGGCAGGGACCACCCCATCACGCTGGCCACGGCCCTCAACCTCACCCTCACGCTTCGGCAGTTGGACAGGCCGGACGAGGCCGAGCCGCTGCTGGCCGACACGCTGACGCGATTTCGCCGCACGCTGGGCGTGGGGCACCCCTCGTCCCTCGCTGCAGCCGACGAGCAGCCGGTGAACTGCGACATCGACCCACTGCCGATGTGA
- a CDS encoding HEXXH motif domain-containing protein has protein sequence MTDIETGLVDLSGRGLQEVMALSDPQVVKSQEMLLAHLSVGAIGTEGGPGDGGSTYFVAQPRPQHGLKQGPFRSVSAFRTPPAAAVPAGTSARHRLPRVDLDTLAAGRITARTAARIGSVERTRRMLMLREIAAAERATGPSGPLLPIADACDVIARAERLAPEAVGRVLSHPPVGLWAVRVLGRLGQDAASADGEPPLWQEVGYVHALAAAAALRAGLPVFLRIPTWRGRAALPTLGHAVLLDGEDGHGTADLESGGKGTASLSRGSLRLELPGDLSHSASGWHPVHTLHRAAGATTPDLALTLEDGDPYRDFRSCCPTSAPLTEKEVDRWRQLMNGARELLDARHGHSARLVSLALTAVVPLAELPRFRTSSASYAESYGSALVSLPHDAADLAVTLVHESRHSVLNGLSHQVGLFDEDAKNADVLLYAPWRTDPRPPQGLLHGAYAFSGVAEFWRAERHALTGTSAALAHFEYAVWRDAVSDVLESLRTRGGLSVWGHRFVGEMARQAAGWADDPVPDGALAGAQSELADLRATWRSRHLAPDRAATRRLAALWINGDTAVGQCLPVSELRPAPVRGQAPELRCELRRLLLSDGGLAGPGTQDRLTDLDRPSRLLDADLKLLGADIDGALRGYRAFLAEAPDDPAAWVGLGMALAASGDEAAASSLLEWPASVIAIAREARALGVPCLDPMELACWAGQLSVPSTRC, from the coding sequence ATGACCGACATCGAGACCGGCCTTGTCGATCTCAGTGGACGGGGGCTCCAGGAGGTCATGGCGCTGAGTGATCCGCAGGTCGTGAAGTCGCAGGAGATGCTGCTGGCCCACCTGTCGGTCGGCGCGATCGGGACCGAGGGCGGTCCTGGAGACGGTGGCAGCACCTATTTCGTCGCTCAGCCGCGGCCTCAGCACGGGCTGAAGCAAGGCCCCTTCCGCTCCGTGTCCGCGTTCCGTACGCCCCCTGCGGCGGCGGTCCCGGCCGGGACGTCGGCCCGGCACCGGTTGCCGCGCGTCGACCTGGACACCTTGGCGGCCGGGCGGATCACGGCACGGACGGCCGCGCGCATCGGCTCGGTGGAGCGGACCCGACGCATGCTGATGCTCCGGGAGATCGCGGCTGCGGAGCGTGCGACCGGGCCGAGCGGTCCGCTGCTCCCGATCGCGGACGCCTGTGATGTCATCGCTCGGGCCGAGCGGCTGGCGCCGGAAGCCGTCGGGCGGGTGCTCAGCCATCCGCCGGTGGGCCTGTGGGCGGTGCGGGTCCTCGGGCGGCTCGGCCAGGATGCCGCCTCGGCCGACGGCGAGCCTCCGTTGTGGCAAGAGGTGGGATATGTCCATGCCCTCGCTGCCGCTGCGGCGCTGCGGGCAGGGCTACCCGTCTTTCTTCGCATCCCCACTTGGCGGGGCAGGGCGGCTCTGCCCACGCTCGGGCATGCCGTTCTGCTCGACGGCGAGGACGGGCACGGAACCGCCGACCTCGAGTCCGGCGGAAAGGGCACCGCCAGCCTGTCGCGCGGCTCGCTCCGGCTCGAACTGCCTGGAGATCTCAGCCACTCGGCTTCCGGCTGGCATCCCGTACACACCCTCCACCGGGCGGCCGGGGCGACGACGCCCGACCTCGCCCTCACCCTTGAGGACGGCGATCCGTACCGGGACTTCCGGTCCTGCTGCCCGACTTCGGCGCCGCTCACCGAGAAGGAGGTGGATCGGTGGCGGCAACTCATGAACGGTGCGCGGGAATTGCTCGACGCGCGGCACGGGCACTCGGCTCGTCTGGTATCCCTTGCCTTGACCGCAGTAGTGCCCCTGGCCGAGTTGCCTCGCTTCAGGACTTCCAGCGCCTCCTATGCGGAGTCCTACGGCAGTGCCCTCGTCTCTCTGCCGCACGATGCCGCCGACCTGGCGGTCACGCTGGTCCACGAGTCCCGTCACTCCGTGCTCAACGGCCTGAGCCATCAGGTCGGACTCTTCGACGAGGACGCGAAGAACGCGGACGTCCTGCTCTACGCGCCATGGCGCACCGACCCGCGCCCACCACAGGGGCTGCTGCACGGCGCGTATGCCTTCAGTGGTGTCGCGGAGTTCTGGCGTGCCGAAAGGCATGCGCTGACAGGGACATCGGCTGCCCTCGCGCACTTCGAGTACGCCGTCTGGCGCGACGCGGTAAGCGACGTCCTGGAGTCCCTTCGTACACGAGGAGGCCTCAGCGTCTGGGGCCACCGCTTCGTGGGGGAGATGGCGCGGCAGGCAGCCGGGTGGGCGGACGACCCCGTGCCGGACGGCGCCTTGGCCGGGGCGCAGAGCGAGCTGGCTGATCTACGGGCCACCTGGCGGTCGCGGCATCTGGCACCTGACCGTGCCGCGACGCGCAGGCTCGCGGCCTTGTGGATCAACGGTGACACCGCCGTCGGGCAGTGCCTGCCCGTGTCCGAGCTGCGCCCCGCCCCCGTGCGTGGCCAGGCCCCAGAACTGCGGTGCGAATTGCGCCGGTTGCTCCTTTCCGACGGGGGACTGGCCGGCCCGGGAACGCAGGATCGCCTGACGGATCTCGACCGCCCGTCACGTCTCCTGGACGCCGATCTGAAACTGCTCGGCGCAGACATCGACGGAGCCCTGCGCGGATACAGGGCATTCCTCGCAGAGGCCCCGGACGACCCCGCTGCCTGGGTGGGGCTCGGGATGGCTCTGGCGGCTTCCGGCGACGAAGCAGCCGCCTCGTCCCTCCTGGAGTGGCCGGCGTCGGTCATCGCCATCGCCCGGGAGGCGCGCGCTCTCGGCGTGCCTTGCCTCGATCCGATGGAACTCGCCTGTTGGGCAGGGCAGTTGTCCGTGCCGTCCACTCGGTGCTGA
- a CDS encoding CU044_2847 family protein codes for MGQLVRFELGDGETVVVNLDDADRGVVDAASATDLVGRATGSFSSALDEVRGAAVLAMHKLRDIPKPPDEVTIEFGIQLDAEVGAVLARTGVQGHLQVQLVWRKESAAGTAENTGGTRAPEGSGGGNAVAPGAA; via the coding sequence ATGGGCCAGTTGGTGCGCTTCGAGCTCGGCGACGGAGAAACCGTCGTCGTCAATCTGGACGATGCCGACCGCGGAGTGGTGGACGCCGCGAGCGCCACCGATCTCGTGGGCCGCGCCACGGGCTCCTTCTCCTCGGCGCTGGACGAGGTGCGGGGCGCGGCCGTGCTCGCCATGCACAAGCTGCGCGACATCCCGAAGCCGCCGGACGAGGTGACCATCGAGTTCGGCATCCAGCTCGACGCCGAGGTGGGCGCGGTGCTCGCCCGGACCGGTGTGCAGGGGCACCTTCAGGTGCAGCTGGTCTGGCGCAAGGAGAGCGCGGCGGGCACAGCGGAGAACACAGGGGGCACACGAGCCCCAGAGGGCTCGGGCGGCGGGAATGCCGTGGCACCTGGTGCCGCGTAG
- a CDS encoding M81 family metallopeptidase, producing the protein MPDPHTTHPVIAIAGLGIEASTFSPARTSADAFHPLRGQEALTRYPFLAPGRPLRTAADWRGALVGKALPGGTVTAAAYAELSTDLLRRLAELPPLDGLLFDIHGAMTVEGIDDAEADLLTRVREVVGPGVVVSTSMDLHGNVSRALVHHSDLITCYRTAPHVDVTETRERAARHLVELLTGGAPRPVKAWVPVPVLLAGEQTSTRVEPAKSVYAAVAEVEATAGVTDAALWVGYAWADEPRNHAAVVVTGPDAEAVRTGAERLARAFWDARRAFDFVAPTGSLEACLDEAIASPVHPYVISDSGDNPTAGGAGDVTWGLQQVLARPEFKHPDGPTVIYASVPGPAAVAACEKAGVGATVTVTAGAEVDDRHAGPLTMTGVVHAIKHGDRDAGIEVVLRVGSVHVILTALRKPYHHEHDFTELSLRPRDAHVVIVKIGYLEPELYDLAADWRLALTPGGVDQDLTRLGHRRIRRPMYPFDPDMAEPDLRARIIAPADAEAEDLADAPADAPQASWRS; encoded by the coding sequence ATGCCCGATCCCCACACCACGCACCCCGTCATAGCCATCGCCGGACTCGGCATAGAGGCCTCGACGTTCTCACCCGCGCGCACCTCCGCCGATGCCTTCCACCCCCTGCGCGGGCAGGAGGCGCTCACCCGCTACCCGTTCCTCGCGCCCGGCCGCCCGCTGCGTACCGCCGCCGACTGGCGAGGGGCGCTCGTGGGCAAGGCCCTGCCCGGCGGCACGGTCACGGCGGCCGCGTACGCCGAACTCTCCACGGACCTGCTGCGCCGCCTCGCCGAGCTGCCCCCGCTGGACGGCCTGCTCTTCGACATCCACGGCGCGATGACCGTGGAGGGCATCGACGACGCCGAGGCCGACCTGCTCACCCGGGTCCGCGAGGTGGTCGGACCGGGCGTGGTCGTCTCCACCTCCATGGACCTGCACGGCAACGTCTCCCGTGCCCTCGTCCACCACAGCGACCTGATCACCTGCTACCGGACGGCCCCGCACGTGGACGTGACCGAGACGAGGGAACGGGCCGCGCGCCACCTCGTCGAACTGCTCACCGGCGGCGCTCCCCGCCCGGTCAAGGCCTGGGTGCCGGTGCCGGTCCTCCTTGCCGGCGAGCAGACGTCGACCCGGGTCGAGCCCGCCAAGAGTGTCTACGCGGCCGTCGCCGAGGTCGAGGCCACCGCGGGCGTCACCGACGCGGCGCTCTGGGTCGGCTACGCCTGGGCCGACGAGCCCCGCAACCACGCGGCCGTCGTCGTCACGGGCCCGGACGCGGAAGCGGTCCGCACGGGAGCGGAACGCCTGGCCCGCGCCTTCTGGGACGCCCGCCGCGCCTTCGACTTCGTCGCCCCGACCGGCTCCCTGGAGGCCTGCCTCGACGAGGCGATCGCCTCACCCGTCCACCCGTACGTCATCAGCGACAGCGGCGACAACCCGACGGCGGGCGGCGCGGGTGACGTCACCTGGGGGCTCCAACAGGTCTTGGCCCGACCGGAGTTCAAGCATCCCGACGGCCCCACCGTCATCTACGCCTCCGTGCCGGGACCCGCTGCCGTCGCCGCCTGCGAGAAGGCCGGGGTGGGCGCCACCGTCACGGTCACGGCCGGCGCCGAGGTCGACGACCGGCATGCCGGGCCGCTCACCATGACCGGCGTGGTGCACGCGATCAAGCACGGCGACCGCGACGCCGGAATCGAGGTGGTGCTGCGGGTCGGCAGCGTCCACGTGATCCTCACCGCGCTGCGCAAGCCGTACCACCACGAGCACGACTTCACCGAGCTGTCCCTGCGCCCGCGCGACGCCCACGTCGTGATCGTCAAGATCGGCTACCTGGAGCCCGAGCTCTATGACCTGGCAGCCGACTGGCGCCTCGCCCTCACACCGGGCGGGGTCGACCAGGACCTCACCCGCCTCGGCCATCGCCGCATCCGCCGCCCGATGTACCCGTTCGACCCGGACATGGCCGAGCCCGACCTGAGGGCCCGGATCATCGCCCCGGCCGACGCGGAGGCCGAGGATTTGGCTGACGCCCCGGCCGACGCCCCGCAGGCGTCGTGGCGGTCGTAG